In Leishmania mexicana MHOM/GT/2001/U1103 complete genome, chromosome 34, one DNA window encodes the following:
- a CDS encoding putative 60S ribosomal protein L5 — MPFVKVVKNKAYFKRFQVKYRRRREGKTDYHARRQMVLQDKTKFGSPKYRLVVRITNKDIIAQIVQAKIVGDEVVMAAYAHELPAFGIEHGLTNYAAAYATGLLLARRTLAKLGIADKFQGAKEADGSYSAVRTKKDDEGDDEERFPFKAILDVGLARTTTGARVFGVLKGAVDGGMAVPHRPNRFPGYNKEKSSLDAKVHRDRIFGKHVAEYLKQVKEEASSNPDEKCVQFSKYMAAKVLPESIEGMYKKAHAAIRADPSKSLPKKAKKESVAHKSYKTKKLSGAEKRAAAKAKVAAIRERLGK, encoded by the coding sequence ATGCCGTTCGTCAAGGTCGTGAAGAACAAGGCGTACTTCAAGCGCTTTCAGGTGAAgtaccgccgtcgccgcgaggGCAAGACGGACTaccacgcgcgccgccagaTGGTGCTGCAGGACAAGACGAAGTTTGGCTCGCCCAAGTACCGCCTTGTTGTGCGCATCACGAACAAGGACATCATTGCGCAGATCGTGCAGGCGAAGATCGTcggcgacgaggtggtgatggccgCGTACGCGCACGAGCTGCCTGCGTTCGGGATTGAGCACGGCCTGACAAACTACGCCGCTGCGTACGCGactgggctgctgctggcgcgccgcacgctggcgaagctgGGCATCGCGGACAAGTTCCAGGgcgcgaaggaggcggacgGCTCGTACTCTGCTGTGCGCACGAagaaggacgacgagggcgacgacgaggagcgctTCCCGTTCAAGGCGATCCTGGACGTCGGCCtcgcgcgcacgacgaccGGTGCCCGCGTGTTCGGCGTGCTGAAGGGCGCGGTGGACGGCGGTATGgctgtgccgcaccgccccaACCGCTTCCCCGGCTACAACAAGGAGAAGAGCTCACTGGACGCGAAGGTGCACCGCGACCGCATCTTTGGCAAGCACGTTGCGGAGTACCTGAAGcaggtgaaggaggaggcgagctCGAACCCCGACGAGAAGTGCGTGCAGTTCTCGAAGTACATGGCCGCGAAGGTTTTGCCGGAGAGCATCGAGGGCATGTACAAGAAGGCGCACGCGGCGATCCGCGCGGACCCGTCGAAGTCGCTgccgaagaaggcgaagaaggagagcGTCGCGCACAAGAGCTACAAGACGAAGAAGCTGAGCGGCGCGGAGAAGAGGGCCGCCGCGAAGGCGAAGGTCGCGGCCATCCGCGAGCGCCTCGGCAAGTAA